Proteins from a genomic interval of Stenotrophomonas maltophilia R551-3:
- a CDS encoding helix-turn-helix domain-containing protein — protein sequence MMNKAEIPPPKRLLRDDALDWFERNDGPPVVAFRFDSPQGLVREVDWHHHQRAQLICVERGLLTTRTSHGTWSLAPGSAGWMPPLEPHTVTLDGPLRGWGMALAAPACAALPSDPCVLGLSKLAQALADRICEWPLGYATTPERQHIIDVLLDEIRTAPRQRMHLPMPHDRRLLKIASQLLADPSDERSLAEWAHWAGLSPRSLTRHFRDETTLSFAQWRQQARLSEALRQLTDGRSVADIAHALGFSSASAFVTVFRRHFGLPPGRYLARAGHGLETGLDPARGLASPAASG from the coding sequence ATGATGAACAAGGCAGAAATCCCCCCTCCCAAGCGCCTGCTGCGTGATGACGCACTGGACTGGTTCGAGCGCAATGACGGCCCTCCGGTTGTCGCTTTCCGCTTCGACAGCCCGCAGGGCCTGGTCCGTGAAGTGGACTGGCATCACCACCAGCGCGCACAGCTGATCTGTGTCGAGCGCGGTCTGTTGACCACCCGCACTTCGCACGGCACGTGGTCGCTGGCGCCGGGTTCGGCCGGCTGGATGCCGCCGCTGGAGCCGCATACGGTCACCCTCGACGGGCCATTGCGTGGCTGGGGCATGGCGCTGGCCGCGCCCGCCTGCGCCGCCCTGCCCTCCGACCCCTGCGTGCTGGGCCTGTCCAAGCTGGCGCAGGCGCTGGCCGACCGTATCTGCGAATGGCCGCTGGGCTATGCCACCACCCCTGAGCGCCAGCACATCATCGATGTGCTGCTGGACGAAATCCGCACCGCCCCGCGCCAGCGCATGCACCTGCCGATGCCGCACGACCGGCGCCTGCTGAAGATCGCATCGCAGCTGCTGGCCGACCCGTCCGACGAGCGCAGCCTGGCCGAATGGGCGCACTGGGCGGGCCTGTCGCCGCGCAGCCTGACCCGCCACTTCCGCGACGAGACCACGCTCAGCTTCGCCCAGTGGCGGCAGCAGGCCCGCCTGTCCGAGGCGCTGCGCCAGCTGACCGACGGCCGCAGCGTGGCCGATATCGCCCACGCGCTGGGCTTCAGCAGCGCCAGCGCCTTCGTCACCGTGTTCCGCCGCCACTTCGGTTTGCCGCCAGGGCGCTACCTGGCGCGGGCCGGGCATGGCCTGGAAACCGGGCTGGACCCTGCGCGCGGCTTGGCATCCCCGGCCGCATCCGGATAA
- the emrR gene encoding multidrug efflux system transcriptional regulator EmrR yields the protein MICPATTPPSFGLLLRQVRDGLVRQLDASMAEEDLGIGFTHYIGLKVLSNMAPCTANELAQAIDQVPSAVTRLLDKLEALGCVRREAHAQDRRALQIVLTDEGRALWARLKLRGDAVMDYALRDLSADERTQLLSLLTRIRDSLTTP from the coding sequence ATGATCTGTCCTGCAACCACTCCCCCCAGCTTCGGCCTGCTGCTGCGCCAGGTGCGCGACGGCCTGGTCCGCCAACTCGACGCCTCCATGGCTGAAGAAGACCTCGGCATCGGCTTCACCCACTACATCGGGTTGAAGGTGCTTTCGAACATGGCCCCGTGCACCGCCAACGAACTGGCCCAGGCCATCGACCAGGTACCCAGTGCGGTGACCCGCCTGCTGGACAAGCTGGAGGCGCTCGGTTGCGTGCGCCGTGAAGCGCATGCCCAGGACCGGCGTGCGCTGCAGATCGTGCTGACCGATGAAGGCCGCGCCCTGTGGGCACGGTTGAAGCTGCGCGGCGACGCGGTGATGGATTACGCCCTGCGTGACCTGTCCGCCGACGAACGCACGCAGCTGCTGTCCCTCCTTACCCGAATCCGCGATTCCCTGACGACCCCATGA